gtgggagttcaaaggagtaaagcaagtgaagttcaaaaacgagcttctcgagtccaaagtatggaagctggatatggaggcaaatgatatgtggatacagatggcatcaaagattagagaagtagctagaaaattacttggagagtctaaaggacatggaccaccctcaaaagagagatggtggtggaatgaggaagtacaaaaggcagtgaagagaaaaagggaatggtataagaaattacctaaatgtgataataatgaggcatatgaacagtacaagatagcaaagaaagaggcaaaaaatgcagttagtcaagcatgagcacaagcctttgaaaagttatatgagaaacttggaactaaagaaggggaaaaagatatttataaattagcaaggaggagagaaaggaaatgtcaagatctcaataaagttaggtgcattaaggataaagaaggaaaagtgttgatgaaagatgaggacattaaagaaagatggaggaattattttaatgatctctttaataatagtcaaaatggtaatagcgtgaatatagattatagaacaatagaaaaaaatgtgaattatactagaaggattagatctttagaagtaaaggaagcacttaagagaatgaaagtgagtaaagcctgtggacccaatgaaataccaattgaagtgtggaagtatttgggagatatgggagtagaatggttaactaaattatttaataagattctaaactcaaagaaaatgcctgatgaatggaggaagagtattttagtacctatttttaaaaataagggagacatatagagttgttcaaactataggggaattaaactcatgagccttACTGTAAAGTTGTggaagagagttgtggagcatcgactacgtcatgatacttctatctctctcaatcaatttggcttcatgcccggtcgttctactatggaagcgatctttctcattagaagcttgatggagaaatatagagatgtgaagaaagatctacacatgatttttattgatttggagaaggcttacgatagtgttccaagagaggtcttatggaatgtgttagaacaaaagagggtatctattaggtacatacaagtattgaaagatatgtatgaaggagcaactactattgtgcgcacagtgggaggggacacaagaaattttccgatctcaattggattacatcaaggatcagccataagcccttacctttttacattagttttagatgaactgacgaaacatatacaagagagtactccttggtgcatgatgtttgcggatgatattgttctgatagatgagacacgagaaggagtcaatagaaagctaaaactttggagaagtactttagagtcaaagggttttaagttaagtagaacgaagacagaatacatgcattgcaggtTCAGTGAAGgctaaactggtgatagggaagaagttagtttgaatggagtgatactgccccaaaataatcactttaaatatctaggctcagtccttcaagtagatggggaatgtgagagggatgttagtcataggattaaagccggatggttgaagtggagacgtgccacgggagttttatgtgatcgtaagattcccaataaattaaaaggaaaattttactgtacagccatacgactggctatgttatatggtagtgagtgttgggaactgaaagagtcgtatgcatctaagataagagttgcagagatgagaatgttaaggtggatgagtagccatattagactagataaagtccgtaatgagagtattagagaaaaggtgggagttgtgccaattgaagataagttgagagaagggagattgaggtggtttggtcatgtgaagcgtagacatacggagactccagttagacaagtagagcacattaggttagaggatagaaagaaaaaaaggggtaaacctaaattaacttggaggagagtagtacaacatgacctagaagcattatacatttatgaggatttaacccaaaatcgttcagagtggagaaagcgaatccatatagccgaccccaaatttttgggataaaggtttagtttagttgagttgagttgtataaaTTTAAGTTAGATTTAGATTTTATAAATCGGGTATtacttaatataaataattaattaaatataaaatataaattttttttataataatatttataaatttttatatatttcattttaaataaaataaaatttaattattttatagaattattaaattattaaatataaattattaataaaaaatatttttatataaattattaattaaaatatataaaataaatagatttaaaatgagtttaaatacttaaaaataaattttaattaaattttaaataaatttaaatattaaaaatattagtggagtttaatattaaaaatacatcAACTCCTTCAGGTTAAATTAGTATTGACATATGATTTCACTGGATATAGTCAAGTGTTACATCTGGACTTAGAAGCAACCTACTCAAAtccttttttattattaatttgcaTGACCAGAGATTTCagattactcttttttttttccatctcacaaaattataaaattcCGACCAACTGAAATGAAACATAAAATATTTGCTAATGCTGAAGATGGAGGTGTCAGTATTGGATTGGACAGATCAAGCCAAGCTTCCAAAAATTCTCCTGATTAAACTTCAATTCGAGATTCCCCAAGGAAGAAGCAATTGGATTTGTGTTCATCGGCCATGCCACAGAAATTGATTTCTCCGCCTGGGGACGGAGTCAGAGAGACCCACCAACCACGCTCTCCCACACCAATTCTCATAGGGCACGCGGTGCTCACTGTTGCCAAGCTAAAGCAAAAAGATGTGACGAATTATAAAAGTACATTtaatgtattaaaaaataatatattatatatttatataaaaataattatataataaaaataaaataataaaatttattattttattaataaaatatatatatatagaggatACATCTAATAATTTATCAAAGGTGCTGCATTTCATGCTTAGGTCACCCGTCAACCTCTACTTTCCCGTGATTGGGAGTTCGGACCCTCATCCCTGTCACAGGTGTTTCACATGGatagatattgtccgctttgggcctcGGCCCGCACGATTTTGTTCCTGGGCTGAGCCTCTGTCCAACCCAAAACGCGTCTACCCAAGCAAGGCCACCCCCTTCATATTAGCCCAGTCACTCCCCCATACTTGGCCGATGTGGGATTGAGTCACCTCTGTGACATCTCCCCCACCCGATCCTGCAACGACCTCGTTGCAGTCCGGCCACCCTGCCTACACCTCCGTGCGCTTGGCGTGAGTCGACCAAGATGggtcggctctgataccaaatgtcaTAGGTGTCTCACGTGCgtagatattgtccgctttgggcctcGGCCCGTACGATTTTGTTCCTGGGCCGAGCCTTTGCCCAACCCAAAATGCGTCTACCCAAGCAAGGCCACCTCCTTCATATTAGCCCAGTCACTCCCCCATATTTGGCCGATGTGGGATTGAGTCACCTCTGTGACATCTCCCCCACCCGATCCTGCAACGACCTCGTTGCAGTCCGGCCACCCTGCCTACACCTCTGTGCGCTTGGCGTGAGTCGACCAAGATGGgtcggctctgataccaactgtcaCGGGGCCACTTCCTAGCTCGGACAGTAGTCCCGTGCGGCGCCTAGATTTCCACCCAATCTAGGCCAGCTTACTCGTATTCAAGGGTCTTTCCCCTTAAAGAGGATTTCCAATATCCTTATAGAAGGTCTCCCACGTATCAAGCCCGATCATCGAGCATTGATATTCCTTGTAGCACGATGTCGCCCTTCATCGTGTACATCCTCAAGCATCCACCGAAAGCCTAGCAACAAGCATCGTCCGACAGTAAGACAATAAGCAACATCCGACCGTATGGCTGAACCCAAAGCCAATATATAATATTTGTTCCCCTATACCGAGTAGCATCATTGGCCCGTATACCGAGCAGCATCGTCGGCCTTATATAGAAACCTCGGGCCTAGGAGAGACGTGCACTACAAGCCCCTCGGCCTTGTAGTGTCCATGAAGCTCATTCTTCATGGAGACACCAAGCTCCCATCTCTCGAGAGCCCGATGCCTGCCGCTTAGTACAATGAGTACGTAGGGAGCTCACTTAGAGTCACGCCTTTGTGCTAGTGACCCCGGGGATGGTGGAGAGCTTGACACCAAATTCGGTAACTAGCTGGGCCCGACCGTGCTCACCAGTGGCCAACTAGTCATacccccctaaagagcattaggaacATAGTGACCTCTAGCAGGAGGAGACATCAGTATGTCTCACCCATCACACCCCCTCTAGACTTTTCCATATTTATAAAAGTGTCCGCCAAACTTCTCATTCTCATCAATCGTGCCCTTACACCACCGCATAGGCCTACGGCTTGGCTGGGTTGGTCAATCCTTGAGGGATAACGGGCCCAGGAACAAAATAGTGTGGGCCgaggcccaaagcggacaatatctacCCACGTGAGACACCCGtgacatttggtatcagagccgaccCATCTTGGTCGACTCACGCCAAGCACACGGAGGTGTAGGCAGGGTGGCTGAACTGCAACGAAGGTCGTTGCAGGATCGGGTGGGGGAGATGTCACAGAAGTGACTCAATCCCACATCGGCCAAGTATGGGGGAGTGACTGGGCTAATATGAAGGGGGTGACCTTGCTTGGGTAGACACGTTTTGGGTTGGGCAGAGGCTTGGCTCAGGAACAAAATCGTGCGGGCTGAGGCTCAAAGCGAACAATATCTACCCACATGAGACACCCGTGACAATCCCTTCGAGCTCATCCACaagctttaaaaataaaaattaaataaaaaataaatttaaaattttaatatataaataatttattatttaatctctaaatttttaattgcTATTATAATTTTACCTatatacttttaaaattaaataatttaattttttattcattaaAATCAGATCTATTAAAATTAGAAATCTTTCTATCTAATgttatcattaattttattaaaaggaTAAATATATTCTttgttcaattaaaaaaaattcactatttaatcattaaattttaaCTAATATTATAACTTGatcttcataattcaaaaattaaacgatttaatatatatatttgataattaatgaaattattaaaatttaattgtttttCTTATTAACTATGtttttattcaaattttttcttaaattctTTTTATAGATAAAAAGAATTAATTTAGTAAATAACaactaattttaataaaaaaaaaatcatggacTAAATCATTCAATTTCCAAATATAGTGATCAAATCATAATATCGACTAAACTTCAGGCaccaaataataaattttctttaattgaATAAAGATATATTTATCTTTTCACTTAAACTAACAATAATACTGGATGTAAGACCTCTAATTTTGATAAGAAGCATAAgcgataaattaaattatttagtttctaAAATACAAAGACCAAATTATAATATCGGTCAAAACTCCAAAATGAAATAGGAAATTTCCCTTAATATATTCATCAAACAAAATAACTTTACAAGTTTCAACATTCACGTAATGTAATTGGGATGTTCATCTAAGATCAGTTTCCTATGAAGAGTACTGTGTACAGTGTAATCAACAAGATGCTTTAATTCTTTTGAATCAAATAACAAAATGAGCTTCACTCCAgaatttcaaattttacacaatcTAGTGAGATCAACAGGAACCGTTTTAACTCGAATTTTGAATGTCACCTTCTCAACTAGAAATTCCTTTTCTGTTCCAGGATAAGTAAGCTGTGTCACCATATGGCCTGCAAATAAAAGTGCCGCAGATACAGACCATAAGAAAATTTTGGCAGGAAAAAAAAGGTCCAAAGAGAGAAGAAGACCATAATAGCACTACTGAAGATTGATGAAATCAGCGTCTGATAATTGATCATAAATTAGAATAATGCATGTGGACGTTCGAATGTTTGGAAACTCCAGAAAACTAACAGTTGCAAACACATTTAAGCAAAGAATTTCTGTAGCATTCTTTAAAATATAAAGGATTTCTTTGGAATAAATCATttgtaagaaaataatttaattgaattctcaCACAATCATACTTATAGGAAGGAAGACCAAATATGAATATGCAGTAATTTGGGAAATTATGATAGGAATAAATTAACTATTACCTTGGGTTTTTCACATGAAGCAATAAGAAAAAGAGAGCAAGGATTATGGCAGAAGAGCCAACAAAGATATAGGCAACACCAAGGAAGTCGTTCTTTCCTCCCAACCAGCTTGACGTTGAAATGACAAGCTTCTTTTTCCCTCCAAAGCTGTATGTATTGTAATTGTTCATCAGGTGAACAAGTATAACATCGTCTGCATCCAAATCTTCTTCAATTCTACCATACAGCTTTCGGAAGCTAGGAAGGGCAGCAGTACGCATCCATACAATAAGATCTTCTTGATCACCTAGCTATTAATATGGACCCACACGAGCCAAAAAGCCCAGGAGAACAACAAAAAGAAGATAAGAACTCAAGTTTTAGCTGAAGAGAATTTTCAAAGAATTGTATCAGACTAGTAGGTGATGGGACTTCATCAAGATGGACCAGAGAAGTTGAACCATGCAAAATCTATGACCTGTTTTCTGCATATCATGTACATACAACACAATAAACTGCACAGTACGCACATTAATGTTGGGCCCAAGAGTAAACAAAGTCCTCCTACATTTTGATATTCAGCTTACTTGTATGATATGCATATGCGGTAGGTGTTCAATTCCCAAATAAGGACAAAAAAAGGCAGTTCCATCAAGTAATGGGTTTAGTAACCATTTCCTCCAGCACCATGACCACCActctatcatatatatatatatatatatatatatatatatatatatatatattcagcaATTATAATAAGTTATAATCACTCTGGCACATTCCTTTCACTTTTTGGCATCACAATCAACCAAAGGGTACATCCAAGTGTTACAATGTTTTGATAATGCAAACTAATAGTTTCACTTTAGTTTTACAATATGCTATAGATAAAAGGTCAGTTGAAAGTGAAGAAAAATACCCAACTGATAACTGTAGGATAGCTGTTCTGAAGACTATAAATAGAAGAGAAGATAACACTGCAAAATTACTGAGTGAGGCTGATGCATATAAGATGTTACTATTATACTCCAAGTAGTGCTATAAAGCAAGCTAACAAAACGCCAAACTCTGTTAACACTCACAGGGACATTAGGATCTAGCTTTCCACCACCAATCAAGGTCCCACTCTGGAAATTGAAGGGATATACATGCTTCCCAAATTTGTGGTTACGGTCACTTTTCCATGCAATGTTCTTCCTGTTGATCCTCAATTCTGCTGTCCCGCGAATAAATTTGTACGTATCGTTGAACAAACTCCATGCTATCAGCCCACAAGGGACAATAGGAAGACCATTGTTGGACTCTTCAGGTTTACAGGAGCTCGTGTCATTGTACTTTAGTCCATGTAAGAGCTGTTGATCACTTCTACTTTTGACGTACCTGCAAAATATTCAGGAGTTGATCATGCCAAAATTACAGGATGCTGAAACAACAATTTGAGGTTATTAAAACATAGAAATCCATTGACACCAGGTGAAAAAAGCAATTAAGGT
The Hevea brasiliensis isolate MT/VB/25A 57/8 chromosome 15, ASM3005281v1, whole genome shotgun sequence genome window above contains:
- the LOC110635605 gene encoding putative ALA-interacting subunit 2, with translation MDVDGGESSSSDSISVRSIPIHSRQSEDFLYKFKQQNIPACKPVLTPAWVIATLLLLGFFFIPIGLVTLRTSRGVVEIVDRYDADCVPEAFKGNKVSYIKDTSVPKNCTLVLKVHKHMKAPIYVYYQLDNYYQNHRRYVKSRSDQQLLHGLKYNDTSSCKPEESNNGLPIVPCGLIAWSLFNDTYKFIRGTAELRINRKNIAWKSDRNHKFGKHVYPFNFQSGTLIGGGKLDPNVPLGDQEDLIVWMRTAALPSFRKLYGRIEEDLDADDVILVHLMNNYNTYSFGGKKKLVISTSSWLGGKNDFLGVAYIFVGSSAIILALFFLLLHVKNPRPYGDTAYLSWNRKGISS